Proteins encoded together in one Neobacillus sp. FSL H8-0543 window:
- the ugpC gene encoding sn-glycerol-3-phosphate ABC transporter ATP-binding protein UgpC: protein MAELKLDHIFKIYDNKVTAVSDFNLHVQDKEFIVFVGPSGCGKSTTLRMIAGLEEISKGDFYIDGKRVNDVAPKDRDIAMVFQNYALYPHMTVYDNMAFGLKLRKFPKDEIDRRVQEAAKILGLEAYLTRKPKALSGGQRQRVALGRAIVRDAKVFLMDEPLSNLDAKLRVQMRAEIAKLHRRLDTTTVYVTHDQTEAMTMATRLVVMKDGIIQQVGSPKEVYDKPENIFVGGFIGSPAMNFFNGKLEDGKFVVGDTSIAVPEGKMKFLREQGYVGKPIILGVRPEDIHDEPVFIEASLGTKITATIDVAELTGAEMMIYTSIGGQDFVARLDSRVTVAPGEKIDLAFDLNKAHFFDTETESRIRPAGDK, encoded by the coding sequence ATGGCAGAATTAAAATTAGATCATATTTTTAAAATTTACGATAATAAAGTAACAGCTGTTTCAGACTTTAATTTACATGTTCAGGATAAGGAATTTATCGTTTTTGTCGGACCATCAGGGTGCGGCAAGTCAACTACATTACGGATGATTGCTGGTCTAGAGGAAATTTCCAAAGGGGATTTTTACATAGACGGCAAACGCGTAAACGATGTTGCACCAAAAGATCGTGATATTGCCATGGTATTTCAAAACTATGCACTTTATCCACATATGACTGTATACGATAATATGGCATTCGGATTAAAGCTTCGCAAATTCCCAAAAGATGAAATTGATCGTCGTGTACAGGAAGCTGCAAAAATCTTAGGATTAGAAGCATACTTAACGCGTAAGCCAAAAGCACTTTCAGGCGGTCAAAGACAGCGTGTTGCCTTAGGACGTGCAATTGTTCGTGATGCTAAGGTTTTCTTAATGGACGAGCCTTTATCAAATCTAGATGCAAAATTACGTGTACAAATGCGTGCTGAAATTGCTAAGCTGCACCGTCGTTTAGATACTACTACCGTATATGTAACACATGACCAAACAGAAGCAATGACTATGGCTACACGTTTGGTTGTTATGAAAGATGGAATCATTCAACAGGTGGGCTCACCGAAAGAAGTATACGACAAGCCGGAAAATATCTTTGTTGGCGGCTTTATCGGATCACCTGCAATGAACTTCTTTAATGGTAAACTAGAAGATGGAAAGTTTGTCGTTGGCGACACTTCTATCGCAGTACCAGAAGGAAAAATGAAATTCCTTCGTGAGCAAGGATATGTTGGAAAACCAATTATTCTTGGTGTTAGACCTGAGGATATCCATGATGAGCCTGTATTTATTGAAGCATCACTAGGAACAAAGATAACAGCTACGATAGATGTTGCAGAATTAACAGGTGCTGAAATGATGATCTATACAAGTATTGGCGGCCAAGACTTTGTTGCACGTCTCGATTCACGTGTAACAGTTGCACCAGGAGAAAAAATCGACTTAGCCTTTGACTTAAATAAAGCACATTTCTTTGATACTGAAACAGAATCCCGTATTCGCCCTGCTGGCGATAAGTAA
- a CDS encoding helix-turn-helix domain-containing protein, giving the protein MLKKIMPLYKDSILFSSRPKQPSDEFYIFYDESLEEWIGIPKKVITENELTLLRTLYELMEFPSPPLTSVTREWYEFLFLNGEPPSNNPDSFFRIIQFQFSGDGIDQKEIEIALKGFFTEDVIIIWKNSNSGLVIEERDKLSLNEQELITMASTVESDFYVKISFYIGKFYPFSTQMCIDFRQEQNFFSFALKNLGNKNIFTFERMFPAYIASTLNDETILRVYHQLAAVFLEDQELYLTIKIFLENNLNASLTAKKLYIHRNTLQYRIDKFVEKTGIHLKDFYGAFTVFLACTLFEQENQPNKMPKR; this is encoded by the coding sequence GTGCTAAAAAAAATAATGCCTTTATATAAAGACTCGATTTTATTTTCCAGCCGTCCAAAACAGCCTTCTGATGAATTCTATATTTTTTATGACGAATCCCTTGAGGAATGGATTGGAATTCCTAAGAAAGTAATAACCGAAAATGAATTAACCCTTCTAAGAACACTTTACGAACTGATGGAGTTTCCATCACCTCCTCTTACCAGCGTGACAAGAGAATGGTATGAGTTTTTATTCTTAAACGGAGAGCCTCCCTCCAATAATCCGGACTCTTTTTTCCGAATTATTCAGTTTCAATTTAGTGGTGATGGGATAGACCAAAAAGAAATTGAGATCGCATTAAAGGGATTTTTTACTGAAGATGTTATTATTATTTGGAAGAATAGTAATAGCGGCCTTGTGATTGAAGAGAGAGATAAATTGTCTCTAAATGAACAAGAATTAATTACTATGGCAAGTACAGTAGAAAGTGACTTTTATGTGAAAATTTCCTTTTATATCGGGAAGTTCTACCCATTCTCTACTCAAATGTGTATTGACTTCAGGCAGGAACAAAACTTTTTTTCATTTGCACTAAAAAATCTCGGCAATAAAAATATTTTTACCTTCGAAAGAATGTTCCCCGCCTACATTGCCAGCACACTTAATGACGAGACGATACTTAGGGTTTACCATCAGCTTGCTGCCGTCTTCCTTGAAGACCAAGAGCTATATCTAACGATTAAGATTTTTCTCGAAAATAATCTAAATGCCAGTTTGACAGCAAAAAAGTTATATATACATCGTAATACTCTGCAATATCGTATTGATAAGTTTGTGGAAAAAACAGGTATCCACTTAAAGGACTTTTATGGTGCCTTTACAGTCTTTTTGGCCTGTACCCTTTTTGAACAAGAAAATCAGCCTAACAAAATGCCCAAAAGATGA
- a CDS encoding YheE family protein gives MLMHFQFKPLFENKNIPGWNFSFYFKKQQYKGIYHQMGKIEWTVNTPEQEDIDALTSQVHELMLFHVYE, from the coding sequence ATGCTTATGCATTTTCAATTCAAGCCATTATTTGAAAATAAGAATATACCTGGATGGAATTTTTCCTTTTACTTTAAAAAACAGCAATATAAAGGTATTTATCATCAAATGGGAAAGATTGAATGGACTGTGAATACACCTGAACAAGAAGATATTGACGCTTTGACAAGCCAAGTTCACGAACTCATGCTCTTTCACGTCTACGAATAA
- a CDS encoding YheC/YheD family protein, translated as MSVLYERNKQKGPLIGILTARNRQGEIAGNGILFIELQKKLITLNGISFIFTQDGVGETSIDGYMYFPEKNSWKRITVPFPDLVYNRIPFRKSEQDASSQLFFSLLKERNIPFFNPCFIDKYELYCLLKDHPVLKSHIPMTILANHKKRLSAFLKNGESIYLKPSQSARGKGIFRLSLEDNGQIQLAAINKSKLYRSFDLFWLEWKKELIEKDYLAQEEIRPNLYEGKRFDFRILAHAEKNGFIVTGVGIRQSQEQQITTHIPTGGKLLPYQLLQTEEHDRFIQMVVKETGKALSEQFGYFGEFSIDAGISQSGNYYIYEVNSKPMSFDENEIEERKISQLCRLFFQLTKF; from the coding sequence ATGAGTGTCCTTTATGAAAGGAACAAGCAAAAAGGACCGCTCATCGGAATATTGACTGCCCGTAATCGACAGGGGGAGATTGCCGGGAACGGTATACTATTTATTGAACTGCAAAAGAAACTCATTACCCTCAATGGAATAAGCTTTATCTTTACACAAGACGGTGTCGGTGAAACCTCCATTGATGGATACATGTACTTTCCAGAAAAAAATTCATGGAAACGGATAACGGTTCCGTTTCCCGACCTTGTCTATAATCGGATACCTTTTAGAAAGTCAGAGCAGGATGCAAGCAGCCAGCTCTTCTTTTCACTATTAAAAGAAAGAAATATCCCTTTTTTCAATCCATGTTTTATTGATAAATACGAGCTTTATTGCCTTTTAAAAGACCACCCTGTACTAAAAAGTCATATCCCGATGACAATCCTGGCTAATCATAAAAAACGGCTTTCAGCTTTTTTAAAAAACGGGGAAAGCATTTACCTAAAACCATCGCAATCTGCAAGAGGAAAGGGAATCTTTCGATTAAGTCTTGAAGATAATGGGCAAATTCAGTTAGCAGCCATAAATAAAAGTAAATTATATCGTTCGTTTGATTTATTTTGGCTGGAGTGGAAAAAGGAACTAATTGAAAAAGACTATTTAGCACAGGAAGAAATTCGTCCTAACCTATATGAAGGAAAGCGTTTTGATTTCCGGATACTTGCACACGCAGAAAAAAATGGGTTCATTGTCACTGGGGTTGGAATAAGACAATCCCAAGAACAGCAGATTACGACCCATATCCCAACTGGTGGTAAGTTGCTTCCTTATCAACTGCTGCAAACGGAGGAACATGACCGTTTCATCCAAATGGTTGTCAAAGAAACGGGGAAAGCACTGTCCGAACAATTTGGTTACTTTGGTGAATTTTCGATAGATGCTGGAATCAGTCAATCGGGTAACTATTATATTTATGAAGTCAATTCAAAACCGATGAGCTTTGATGAAAATGAAATTGAGGAAAGAAAAATTTCTCAACTATGCCGTTTATTTTTCCAACTCACTAAATTTTAA
- a CDS encoding YheC/YheD family protein: protein MRKRYIIEVIESNQLTVLCPPALLKDKELKKIAFGSKSIEVDFLPHPDEKENRIVISKGIQGAIYFPDFSIPLHIFIENQVLFIGPLIGIFTAGFTPFPLRPIGERSSFFSKLLSVKKTVGALPFVFGEQHIDWEQGTMKGYFFQENNWKIIEIPFPNVIYDRLPNRKSERNPKLIKVKERLQKDYLIPWYNPGFFNKLDINERLLQDPKVAEYLPETHPFTSFSVIEAMLSRYGHIYIKPINGSLGLGVHQIIYDKKQNDYFCRYQDREGVNRLRKFSTVEGLFKMVFANQNLDRMLVQQGIHLLRHESRSIDFRVHTNKDDLGNWHVTAIAAKIAGAGSVTTHLRSGGETKTIAEIFSQDDCELYSEKLSHAALLLSEAIGKNMEGIIGEIGFDLGLDKDGRVWLFEANSKPGRSIFSHPELKHFDLLTRKLSIAFAVFLTEQSILYPEELFK from the coding sequence ATGCGAAAACGCTATATCATTGAAGTGATAGAAAGTAATCAACTTACCGTTTTGTGCCCTCCAGCACTTCTTAAAGATAAAGAACTAAAAAAAATTGCCTTCGGTTCTAAATCAATCGAAGTTGACTTCCTTCCCCACCCAGATGAAAAAGAAAACAGGATTGTCATCAGCAAGGGAATTCAAGGAGCGATATATTTTCCCGATTTCTCCATACCCTTACACATATTTATTGAAAATCAGGTACTTTTTATCGGACCGCTAATTGGAATTTTCACAGCAGGATTCACTCCCTTTCCGCTACGCCCAATTGGCGAAAGAAGCAGCTTTTTCTCCAAGCTGCTTTCAGTAAAGAAAACGGTTGGTGCCCTCCCCTTTGTGTTTGGTGAACAGCATATCGACTGGGAACAAGGCACAATGAAGGGATATTTTTTTCAAGAAAACAATTGGAAAATTATTGAGATTCCGTTTCCAAATGTGATCTACGATCGTCTTCCTAACCGGAAAAGTGAAAGAAATCCAAAATTAATTAAGGTAAAAGAACGTCTGCAAAAGGATTACCTGATTCCATGGTATAATCCAGGTTTTTTTAATAAGCTTGATATTAACGAGAGATTACTGCAGGACCCAAAAGTAGCTGAATATTTACCAGAAACGCATCCTTTTACCTCTTTTTCCGTTATTGAAGCAATGCTCTCTAGATATGGACATATTTATATCAAACCCATAAATGGCAGCCTCGGCTTAGGTGTGCACCAAATCATCTATGATAAGAAGCAAAATGACTATTTCTGCCGCTATCAGGATCGTGAAGGTGTGAATCGTTTACGCAAATTCTCAACGGTTGAAGGCTTGTTTAAAATGGTATTTGCTAATCAAAACCTTGACAGAATGTTGGTTCAACAGGGTATCCATTTACTCAGGCATGAATCACGGTCCATTGATTTTCGCGTACACACGAATAAAGATGATTTAGGAAACTGGCATGTAACAGCGATCGCAGCCAAAATTGCTGGAGCTGGCAGTGTAACCACCCATTTGAGAAGTGGCGGAGAAACAAAAACAATCGCAGAAATATTTTCACAAGATGATTGTGAATTATATTCAGAGAAACTCTCCCATGCCGCCCTACTTCTAAGTGAAGCGATCGGAAAAAACATGGAAGGCATTATTGGCGAAATTGGTTTTGATTTAGGACTTGATAAAGATGGTAGGGTTTGGCTATTCGAGGCCAACTCCAAACCTGGAAGGTCTATTTTCAGTCATCCAGAACTAAAACATTTTGATTTATTAACACGAAAGCTTTCCATCGCCTTTGCTGTTTTCCTTACAGAGCAATCCATTCTTTACCCCGAGGAACTGTTCAAATGA
- a CDS encoding YheC/YheD family protein, with the protein MIAFGIMTLSMESEATYIDEIAIRAHLCGMECFRFLPSKINPHTLKVEGRRFELDHQRWIDCEFSIPALLYDRCFYGDDEHSKQCIPIVSWLKSREDITFLGYGLPNKLDLYHALKTSVLSPYLPLSHSINDSTIVLDELTKRKKLIIKPINGSQGYGIYYLKKNNKTFHVKTEKNKKIISRIFPNELKLTEWLKPLIHQRKYLLQPYLDLVTTELQPFDIRILLQKNEQGRWVERGKGIRKGNTGGILSNLSAGGFAVDFDEWSANLYPAKLEYIRNELGFILTNLPILLEKEFLPLFELGIDIGVARNGAVWILDVNSKPGRKVLLQTNLEIKDTLFLAPLLYGKFLSEADSKERKVDYAKTLYH; encoded by the coding sequence ATGACATTAAGCATGGAAAGTGAAGCAACTTATATTGATGAAATCGCAATCCGTGCCCATTTATGTGGAATGGAGTGTTTCCGCTTCCTTCCTTCAAAAATTAATCCCCATACCCTCAAAGTTGAGGGCAGAAGGTTCGAACTTGACCATCAGCGTTGGATAGATTGTGAATTTTCCATTCCTGCTCTCCTTTATGATCGCTGCTTTTATGGTGATGACGAGCATTCAAAACAATGTATCCCGATTGTTTCATGGTTAAAGAGCCGAGAAGATATCACCTTTTTAGGCTATGGGCTCCCTAACAAATTAGATCTATATCATGCACTAAAAACATCTGTACTCTCTCCCTACTTGCCCCTATCTCACTCTATTAATGATAGTACTATTGTCCTGGATGAATTAACCAAAAGGAAAAAGCTGATTATTAAACCGATTAACGGCTCCCAAGGCTACGGGATTTATTATTTAAAAAAGAACAACAAAACCTTTCATGTTAAAACAGAAAAAAACAAGAAAATTATCTCGAGGATTTTTCCAAATGAATTAAAACTTACCGAATGGCTCAAGCCTTTAATTCACCAACGAAAGTATCTTCTTCAGCCCTATCTTGATTTAGTGACTACTGAGTTACAGCCCTTTGATATAAGAATTCTTCTACAAAAGAATGAACAAGGTCGTTGGGTTGAGCGCGGAAAAGGAATCCGCAAAGGAAACACAGGAGGAATTCTGTCGAACTTGAGTGCAGGAGGTTTTGCAGTTGACTTCGATGAATGGTCAGCTAACCTATATCCAGCCAAACTTGAATATATTCGCAATGAGCTAGGCTTTATCCTAACCAATCTTCCTATCTTACTCGAGAAGGAATTTTTGCCCTTATTCGAACTTGGTATTGATATTGGAGTAGCTAGGAATGGAGCGGTCTGGATTCTTGATGTGAATTCAAAGCCTGGCAGAAAAGTACTTTTACAAACGAATTTGGAAATTAAAGATACCTTATTTTTAGCACCTCTTCTTTATGGGAAGTTCCTTTCCGAAGCGGACAGTAAAGAAAGGAAGGTAGACTATGCGAAAACGCTATATCATTGA